One stretch of Candidatus Nitrosotenuis cloacae DNA includes these proteins:
- the purE gene encoding 5-(carboxyamino)imidazole ribonucleotide mutase — translation MMLPKKPLVGIIMGSSSDSKIMHNAAKILDDFGIIHEDQIVSAHRTPTRLEEYAKHAEKNQFRVIIAGAGGSAHLPGMIASHTIIPVIGVPIMVYNDKSDKKSEFKFSAFGGMDSLLSIVEMPNGSPVATVGVNKAANAGLYAAKILAAEFTELKSKLKRFKEKQHQSVLAESDDLKKNGLSKFVQKKFK, via the coding sequence ATAATGTTGCCAAAAAAGCCACTTGTTGGTATAATCATGGGTTCTAGCTCTGATAGCAAGATAATGCACAATGCCGCAAAAATTTTGGATGATTTTGGTATTATTCATGAGGATCAAATAGTATCCGCTCATCGCACCCCTACCAGACTAGAAGAATATGCAAAGCATGCAGAAAAAAACCAATTCCGAGTGATAATTGCAGGAGCTGGGGGGTCAGCCCATCTGCCTGGGATGATTGCATCTCACACCATAATCCCAGTGATTGGAGTTCCAATCATGGTATACAATGACAAGTCCGATAAAAAATCAGAATTCAAGTTTTCTGCATTTGGAGGAATGGACTCATTACTATCAATAGTAGAGATGCCAAATGGCTCACCTGTTGCAACTGTTGGTGTCAACAAGGCAGCAAACGCAGGACTATATGCTGCAAAGATTCTGGCAGCTGAATTCACAGAACTAAAATCAAAACTGAAAAGATTCAAAGAAAAACAACACCAATCAGTACTGGCAGAGTCAGATGATCTAAAAAAGAACGGACTGAGTAAATTTGTTCAAAAAAAATTCAAGTAA
- the purK gene encoding 5-(carboxyamino)imidazole ribonucleotide synthase, whose amino-acid sequence MGQILGIIGGGQLGMMLTEAAKKMSEHISDVIVLDPTPNCSAVQVGAKQITADFKDERAILELASKVDILTYEIESGNSEVLKSAESKTTINPSPETLRIIQDKFLQKTFLAKNNIPVTDFVEIKSLNDLKEKINQFGYPALLKARRDAYDGRGNYKIRSPDELETAHNTFAGKSMMLEKFVDFKMEVSVIAARNTKGQIATYPVVENIHENNILKITIAPARVSEDIAKQAEKIAHKTMDVLHGAGVFGIEMFVTRNDHVIINEIAPRVHNSGHHTLQSSKTSQFEQHLRAILGLDLGNTKLVHPTIMYNILGTDEFSGKYKISDHKIENLYLKMYGKEESKPQRKLGHFNLVDESDTLGVDGLLKSLNSIKNQIKLIKA is encoded by the coding sequence ATGGGGCAGATTCTTGGAATCATTGGTGGGGGTCAGCTTGGCATGATGCTAACCGAAGCAGCAAAAAAGATGTCAGAACATATCTCAGATGTCATAGTCTTGGATCCGACCCCAAATTGCTCTGCAGTTCAGGTAGGAGCAAAGCAGATCACAGCGGACTTTAAGGATGAAAGGGCGATTTTGGAGCTTGCATCAAAGGTCGACATTCTCACATATGAGATAGAATCTGGTAACAGTGAGGTCCTAAAAAGTGCCGAATCAAAAACAACAATCAATCCATCTCCTGAAACCCTTAGAATAATTCAGGACAAGTTTTTGCAAAAAACATTTCTTGCTAAAAACAATATTCCCGTAACAGATTTTGTTGAAATAAAATCCCTCAATGATCTTAAAGAAAAGATAAACCAGTTTGGCTATCCTGCACTCCTCAAGGCAAGACGAGATGCATATGATGGTAGGGGGAACTACAAAATAAGATCGCCAGATGAACTAGAAACAGCACACAATACATTTGCAGGAAAATCAATGATGCTGGAAAAGTTTGTCGATTTCAAAATGGAAGTATCAGTAATTGCGGCTCGTAACACCAAAGGACAGATTGCAACCTATCCAGTGGTAGAAAACATTCATGAGAATAACATATTAAAAATAACAATAGCTCCCGCCCGCGTATCAGAAGATATAGCAAAACAGGCAGAAAAAATAGCTCACAAGACCATGGACGTGTTGCATGGTGCAGGAGTGTTTGGAATAGAAATGTTTGTCACAAGGAATGATCATGTAATCATAAACGAGATTGCACCACGTGTGCACAATTCTGGTCATCACACCCTACAATCCAGCAAAACATCCCAGTTTGAGCAACACCTTCGAGCAATACTTGGATTGGATCTCGGAAACACGAAATTAGTTCATCCAACAATAATGTACAACATTTTGGGAACAGACGAGTTTTCCGGCAAATACAAAATCTCTGATCATAAAATAGAAAATCTATACTTGAAAATGTACGGCAAAGAGGAATCAAAACCACAAAGAAAGCTTGGACACTTTAATCTCGTTGACGAATCAGATACACTCGGAGTGGATGGATTGCTAAAATCGTTGAACTCGATAAAGAACCAAATAAAATTAATTAAAGCATAA